Part of the Rhipicephalus sanguineus isolate Rsan-2018 chromosome 5, BIME_Rsan_1.4, whole genome shotgun sequence genome is shown below.
cagggaatagaacacgcgacctcgctactcagcagcgccacactttatcagccaattgcttccaaGGCGTTGGCGGCGttaacaaaaaatcatcacgtgatgacatcatgatgcgacgttattatgacgtcacacattcccaaaatcacgtaattatgacggcatgatgacgtcacatgacgtgacttcatcacatgacaccgtcgcattgcactgcctctgtgatcggttggccaatcacggaggcagtgcaaaaccacgttaggtgcagaaagcttttgcacgagagtggggcagaacagacacatcgaatgacgacaagaagaaaactttcaccttcgagtcgtcttagtctaatgcataaggggcccagtgcgtttttttttatacgaatgataggccttagtcTACATGAAGTACtactcgcaaacgtagtcacgaggcgtgcgctttcgatctttccaTGGTATGGCGCGAGCacacgcttccaagctcaccgggtcactaggagctttgaaaatcacaagccatacaacactgccctcttaattaaGGATATTACTTAGCAGCCTCTAGtctttattggcattactgtacgattgagacgatggcaatgagtgatgcgaggaaaccgaagaatttcatcatgtaagatttctgacaaattcggtccgtcacttagcaggcgaatatcgtgtctactaagtatgaaaataatcaaaagtaggccatgcctttaagaggggggggggggtcacactttctgcgagatgtgagtcgcgcactgcaacacactgatttcagcgtcattgactgcagcacgtggcttcagttaagctcccattgcgagaagctcaatgcggccactctagaagcgccacgaaccaacacagaaaaaagtggggctcatcacgtaagtAAAACAAagtatgtacattgcctacggtacgtaacgaaatgcagggaaagaactccgcttgtagacttgcagaccatcgccgtggtataggtaaggcctgcgttaataatatccgggatttaacgtcccaaaaccacgatatgagaggcgccgtagtggagtgctccggaatacttgaccatccggtgttctttaacgtgcactaacatcgcacagtacacggacccctagcatttcgcattcatcgaaatgcgaccgccgcggccaggatcgaactcgcgaccttccggttagcagccgagcaccatatttactgctccaccgaggcggacaaggcctgcgttgacagcaatgtttaccttctggcagcacggtaacagggcagttcaatgccttgcaactgttataatagtgggtacaccccgctattgtaagagttgcacacacatagcgatgtgtatgtgtgcttcttttcgttttctgtcccctctcggcgcgctttttcacgctcaacagtgacctaattgactaaaaaaagaaagatattcgtggaaggttgctcagcttgcctttaacaactttcagtgtaatccactatttgagaaacatcgcctcgtgaggtgctacgttgtctatcggtaaacaaaggcacgacacagagaataaacataaaacggcttttctagaaccttccacgtcacttgctcacataagcaaaagatttcaactcgtaatgaaaatattaaatgagtcctgacgagagactttttaacgaactttaccatgtaaaaatagaaacaagctattttgtctagaataaaactggccgcaagaaccgggtttcaagccgcgacctccagCAATTCTACAGAgcagcataatataataataataataattgttggggtttagcgtcccaaaaccccgatatgattatgagagacgccgtagtagagggctccggaaatttcgatcacctggggttctttaacatacacctaaatctaagtacacgggcctctagcgttttcgtctccatcgaaaatatggccgccgcggccggtattcgatcccgtgaccagtaggtcagcagtcgagcaccttattcactagaccaccctgaagggttgcagatcagcataggcagtcaaacaagaaggcgggtttcacgatactttatatcagtctaatctgtttcatccctctttcaccaacacttagcggagaggaaaacgcggcctgggtagcatgtcatgagcataatgaagtcggtgctttccggcgtCTTTTGTTATCGACTAAAAcacgttcttgggctagttggtgcatggtctgacaaaaatttggaggcacaaaggaacgaggacaagaaatgacaggactggtgccaaactaaaaactgttttattggaaagaacattgcattccaggtagcttcacgcgcatgggcgagtcacattgacaatcatggtaacagaatgacaacctactttgagttatcaagacttgtctaaaaagtgcaattcgttgcgatataaattcaaggaaggcacactaacacattgggcacccttcttatttatgcaaaaagcctccaacaattctctggccacctggtttcgaattttcccaagcaccctggtatcgaaaaaccggggcgcgcatgcgcaggacttgcagtgcgaaggcaagtgtaaaccagatacattgttaagggaggcttcatgttccattaatcggatatttaaacatcgaccagtgtggccgatgtatgtcctaccacagctgaggggtatttcgtaaaccaccccaagtatgcatgggcaatacggttttacatgctgtatgtcacaggcggccttattgtttttctcagacgcacgggcgcatagccgcgagagcttgttaggggcgctgttgaaactaaggtgactttattaaaatgattctttttaagatcattgaacaatattgtgcttgcaaaggtattgttgctttacctctgctggtaattgagctcTACCCTAGCAAAAAAGACCAATAGAAAAAACCAATAGGCTATTTGGTTATTGACACCTATAGACCTATTCGGACCTATAGACCTATTTGGACAAATAGGCTTATTGGTCCAAATACCAATAGGCATATTTGGCACTATAGACCTATAGACCAATATGGACCTATAGGCCTGTTGGCATGTGCTATTTAAAGAGGTTGCTGGTGCACTAGCCATAGAAACATCAGAATAAATAATGTTGACAAGATTTATTGCGACTTCAAGATCTGTCCTTTGGTGACATCAGCAATCTTCATAGCGAGGATTTTGCGTAAGGCGCGGTGCCGCAGCTGTAGTTCAGCCCCTGCACAATGCTGCTGCAGGTAGTGCTTGAAGAAATCTGGGGGAAAAAATGGCAGACTACATATTAAACTCCCACACTCAGTGTTGGAGACTTCTGTTATATAACCCATCTACAAATTAAGACTCACAAGAAGAAAGAGAAGTGCAATTACTGCGGAAACATGTCAGGCCTATACTGCACACGAGTAAAAGCTAGTTAGCTCATCTCTCCTTCAcccttttttttgcttctcacTAAACTGTTGCACAGAGAAAGCTAGTGTTCACTTAGCTATACCTTAATTGCCATGTACAGCCATTCATGCTCACATGGTTGTGGTATTTCATACTACAGCACTAAATATACACAACATAGGATTACGGAAAAAGCGTACACCTCAATGAAATGCACAGAATCAGCACATACCACTGAGTGCTTCATACTTGAGGCTATCCAATGCTGGCTTGGGGTCTGTTTTTGTGCGGTTAGACACCGAGCCTGTTACGCTGCGACCAAGAAGTCCCGCAGTCGAAAAAATTGCAACTGATGCTTCCCGCACAAAGATACTGTCCTTAGGACGGCTCATCAGATGATTGAAGGCTGCCCTTGAAATTTCAACTCCGTTTCCCAGGAACACCTGAAATAAATAATGCATAGCAAAACCACGCTGTTTATCCCTTACTGCTTAGAGATTCACTGCAAACAAACCAAACTATGACATACGTACCTCAGTGCCAACAGTTGCAAAGGGCACCAAATTTCCCTCCTCGGGAGCTTTTTTCTTGCACACCACTGCACCATCTTCAGGTGAAGGTGGCACGAGCACTTCATCTGGGAATTCTTTGTCACTTTTTTCTGGAGTGTTGGGCACCCTAGAAAGGACTGTGTTTGCGACTGCTGCGGTGCGCTGAACTTCTCTGCTCTCTGGGAATGTGCCAACCTTGCTGCACCGCATTTGTTCTGCATAGAGAAGGTCCATGAAGCTCAAGTTGTGCACATGAAGGATGACTGCTCTTGAAACGAAGCACTATACCAAGTGCACATTCTATTATGCACACAATGCTTCCTGCTGATTGAACCATGCAATTAAACAAGTGAGTGAAAAATATGAAACTACACCTGTTTCAAAAATTTTGCTGCACAGTGCCTTTTCCAGCATCGCAATGCGCTCATGCAGTCGTTTGTTTTCCTCCCTCAGGTTCTCTAATTCATCCTCATCCTTGGCACACAGAAGTTGCAGgtttctttttttgaagcgctCCTCTTTTTCTTGCACGCTGTGCAGTGGTTTCTTGATGGCCTGCACATACAAAAACAGTTACATTGACCAAACTGCTCATCTAAGAAAGGGACCATAATGAttgcaaaaaagaaagcgaagaaataAATCACCATCCATCGTTAGATTTCTCAGGCTAAAAACTCTGCAACTTATTACTATGATTAGAGATGTCTTGAAGTATGTACTACGCGTGCATGCTATGGACAATCAGCCCGCATCTTTATAAATTACGAAACACGTGCCCGAGCACGCACTCGTCATCCAGCACAACATAATGAGAGAGCAGTGGCATTTCTTCTATTACCTAGCTGCCCTTCGACGTTTGCTTTGTTGATCGACAGCACGcgagtggaaagaaaaaaaaagaaaacgcgacagTAGTTTTGGTGCCCACAATGTGTTAATATCAAATTCAGATGAAGTAGTTTTCATCGGTCAGCGTGTCACAAGGATCATTAAGATCAATGAAGCATTTTCCACAGGGGTGCAAGCAAAAGATAAAGCGTGTCCTATCAGTTGCCTTTGTTCTATTTCCTCGCTGCGGCATCTTTCAACGTGTTACCAACAAAGCTATTTCCCTCGTGTTACTTTTGACGCACAACTATGGCAATTGTACGCCATGAATATGCATTGGAGCGTCGTGAACCCATCCAAAAACATGCTCCTAGGGCAACAGGGCACTCGATCTGGCCACATCGTCGTCTAGAGGGTTCGAGTTAAAAGTACAAGTACCTTTGGTTCCCACTCATCACTCGAGCTCGCGTCGCTGTCGTCCGAGGGAGGTGGCGGTATGGGCACTCTCTTGCCGCGCTTCTCAGCATCTTCTCTTGAGGCTGCATGCAGTATTGAAGCACTGAGAACAGATCTAACGCTCCCAGAAGTAAAGATTACTTACCGTACAGGCGCACAACTTGTGCTTTGAAGTAATCACTTTGGACCTCATCTTGCCAGAAGACTTCGTACCATTTGTTCTCAAAGTCATCCTTGTGTTTAGGGTTGAAGTTACGAAAGTCTGTTGTCTCAACAACAGCTCGATGATTGTCATCGCGGAAGCGTACGTACGCGTACATGACAGCGTGAACAGACACGAGGATGAGACGATGACAAAGGATGATGGCACGAAACCGTATAGTCACGAGTACACGTGAGGCACAAATGAACCAAGTCATTGCTAATATTTTGCACGTGCGCGCTCAGCAGTGATGCTGCCGATGCCAATCCGGCCGCCGTGGCTGCTGCTAACGACGCCGACAAGCACGGCTCCGTTTGCGTATCTTTTTTGTAAATACGCGTTTCTAAGCTAAATTTAGGAAATAAATAATAttaattaagcaataaaaattttcggaatattaataaaaaaattgCTTTAGTGGTCTACTACGCTCGGCGGGCAGCTGCACGCGCACATGCTGCGCCCCCAAAACACATCTAAGCCACCGGCTAAGTCAAGCCAGGCCAAGCAAAATTGTCTTGTGTTCTGTGGATCTGTGATTTTGTTTTCGGCTACTGCTGTGGTGTGTCTGTGAATCCGTTTCAATCATTCTGGCTGCCATGGATGATGCTGAAGATTCCGCCGACGCCAGCGAAGCTAGCCCTTCTACCGCTGTCACTGAAGCTGAAGCTGCCAACTCCGTGCACCCTCGCGCGAGGAAACGAAAACGCTATCTGGAGCCGGGGCAACTTTGTGTAGTTCCGCGAACCACGCTGCGATATCAAGACATAAATCTGAAGCAGCGTGCAAGCGGAACAAACACCGTCAGTGACTTGCTGCGGACCTCGAGCAACAAGTGCTGCGACCCACAGCACGGATCGCATATAGCTGCCGCCACATCTCGCGACGAGACGGAAAATGATACCGCAGTGTGCAACTCTTCGGGAGACTCGCAAAGTGAGACTGCTCTTTTTGGCAGTGAATCAGAAAATAGCAGTGACAGCAGAATACGTCACGACCCCAGCAGCGACGCGCATGCTTTCGAAACTAGTGGTGAATGCAATGACGACGCTGATGCTGAAAGCGCGCAACAAGGTGACGCAGAAGAATTCTGCAATATGTTTTCTGATGAACGCCTCCCAAACGTCGATTTGACTGTCAGAGACGCCATGCTCATTTTAATGGCCTATTCTGCATCCGTCGGCCTGAACTGGGTGCATATGGAAAAGttagtttcagtaattaatcttTTTTTGGGCAAGTCTGTGCTGCCCACGTCGCAGTATCTTATCCGTAAGGTATGGAAGAAGTGGAAAGAAGACATGCTCACAGACCACTTCTACTGTGAGCATTGTGGGAAAATTGTCCCTAATGAAGAAGGTGCAAAAGAGTACAGCTGCCCATCTTGCAATGCTAACAGTTCAAGCAATGTGTTCACGACTGTGAGCATAAAAAAACAGATAGAGGTGCACCTCTCCGACCCAAAGGTGGCAAATGCCCTTCTAAACTCATTGAAGAAGGTGCAGGCAGACAGTGCCTCCCAGAGCAGCAATGTCCCATTGAGGGACGTCAGTGAtggaaggctttacaagcacctGAGGAAGGACGCATCTTGGTGGGACCTCTCCCTTACTTTTAACACCGATGGTGCCAGAGTATTCAAGAGCAGCAAATGCACACTGTGGCCTATACAGGCAGTTATAAATGAACTTCCTGTCGCAGTGCGGTGGAGCCATGTCTTACTCTGTGGACTTTATTTCGGAAAGGGCCACCCGAAAATGCAGCCATTTCTTCAAGTATTTGCCGACGCCATCAATGAGCCAGTAACGGTAAACTGGGAATGTGATGGAAAAGTTTTCAAGTCCAGAATACGGGCAATCTGCTGTTGTGTTGACGCTCCTGCAAGGGCTGCTGTGCTCAACATGAAGCAGTTCAATGGGTACTACGGATGCAGCTACTGCCACCATAAGGGTGCCCTTGTTGGTCGTAAGTATATTAAAACATATCTCTTGAGTGTTGCGAGCATCTATCACACCTGCAAAATATGTTGTAGTCATACAACGTATTTGGACAGCCTGATGCATTTTATTGTATGCATATGTCCAATAGAGCAGCAGCAAATGGCCTTATTTGCTTGTCCAATTAAAATATGTTAATCATAGTCCGTAAAATGCATGATAGCAGTAATTAGCTCTCACTGACAGCTCCTGAAATTTCATCTGTGTAACTGCACTTACTGTTGAGGTCACATTTTAACTGGTCACATTAACACCTGTCTTTACTTGTGTCTGCTCTTTATATTCTACTGAAGGATGCTGTTGTCAAGGAAGATGTCTGCAAAGCTATGGATGGCATTTCAAGCTTTGTTATCCCctgtacatgtttttttttaggcACTGTGAAGTACCCAGTCAGTGGAGCACTGCCAACAGCACGGACAGACAGCACCGTAAGAAAGGACATGCAGCTTGCAGCATCAACTGGAGGGCTGTCTCACGGATTCAAAGGGTACTCTCCTCTTGCCCGCCTGCATAACTTTGACCTTGTCTGGAGTGTTTCTCCTGACTATATGCACTGCGTCCTGGAAGGAGTTTGTAAGCAGCTGGCCGAGGCCTGGTTTGGAGCACCAAGATCTGCTGCATATATTGGTGAGCCCTCTACTGTGCGACAGGTGAACTTCAGGCTTCTTGGCATGACACCACCACAGTGGGTAACAAGACTACCACGTGCTATTGAGGAGAGAGCACTTTGGAAAGCTAGCGAGTGGAAGTGGTGGCTTCTCTTCTACGCTGTGCCATGCCTGGATGGCATTTTGCCTGATACGTATCATGAGCATCTGTCTTTACTTGTGTCTTCTGTTTATCTTCTACTGAAGGATGCTGTTGTCAAGGAAGATGTCTGCAAAGCTATGGACGGCATTTCAAGCTTTGTTATCCGCGCTCAGGAGCTCTACAGTGAAGCAGCAATGACGTTTAACGTACATCAATTGCTGCACCTTCCAAAT
Proteins encoded:
- the LOC119395150 gene encoding uncharacterized protein LOC119395150 — protein: MDDAEDSADASEASPSTAVTEAEAANSVHPRARKRKRYLEPGQLCVVPRTTLRYQDINLKQRASGTNTVSDLLRTSSNKCCDPQHGSHIAAATSRDETENDTAVCNSSGDSQSETALFGSESENSSDSRIRHDPSSDAHAFETSGECNDDADAESAQQGDAEEFCNMFSDERLPNVDLTVRDAMLILMAYSASVGLNWVHMEKLVSVINLFLGKSVLPTSQYLIRKVWKKWKEDMLTDHFYCEHCGKIVPNEEGAKEYSCPSCNANSSSNVFTTVSIKKQIEVHLSDPKVANALLNSLKKVQADSASQSSNVPLRDVSDGRLYKHLRKDASWWDLSLTFNTDGARVFKSSKCTLWPIQAVINELPVAVRWSHVLLCGLYFGKGHPKMQPFLQVFADAINEPVTVNWECDGKVFKSRIRAICCCVDAPARAAVLNMKQFNGYYGCSYCHHKGALVGRTVKYPVSGALPTARTDSTVRKDMQLAASTGGLSHGFKGYSPLARLHNFDLVWSVSPDYMHCVLEGVCKQLAEAWFGAPRSAAYIGEPSTVRQVNFRLLGMTPPQWVTRLPRAIEERALWKASEWKWWLLFYAVPCLDGILPDTYHEHLSLLVSSVYLLLKDAVVKEDVCKAMDGISSFVIRAQELYSEAAMTFNVHQLLHLPNSVLELGPLWSHSTFIFESGNGFLLRLISDANGVPKQVLERFVMKAQIAKLANTLQLSECAKVLCKELMPPPAAADDNMGPRLLGKGIVLETLEQDEQVACIQRLGYVPNSVTSYQRAEVHSQRIHATNYRRAKKTSNCVFSSIDGQHYALVKALQLLDGTCVLICTRMDCQMYKNLPHMYVCKQAAQKVVLFPHEVNRVSVLLTVGSQQFVADMPNMWERD